GTCAACGCGGGCGGGCCGCGGACTTCCGCCTTCTTCGCCGGCGTGTTAGGCAAAGCGCGCCGCGACCTGTGCATGCGCGGCTGTGCGGGAGGCCGACGCCATGGCAGCTTTCGACACCGGACCCAGCGCCGAGACGCGCGCGCGCTTGACGTTGGCGCATCGTCCACGCCGCAATCGCAAGAGCGATTGGGCCCGGCGCTTGGTGCGCGAGACGCGGCTTTCGGTCGACGATCTGATCTGGCCCGTGTTTCTCGTCGAGGGCGTTGGACGCCGCGACGCTGTCGCCTCGATGCCCGGCGTGTTTCGCTATTCGCTCGATAGAGCTGTGGAAGCGATCGAGGAGGCGGCTTCGCTCGGCGTCCCCGCCGTCGCTCTCTTTCCCAATACGGATACGGCTCTGCGCGACGAGCGCGGCTCGGCGGCGTTCGATCCGGAAAATCTCGTCTGCCGAGCCTGCCGCGCGCTGAAATCGGCCGTGCCGCACATCGGCGTGATCACCGATGTCGCGCTCGATCCTTACACCAGCCACGGCCACGACGGCGTTCTGATCGGCGACGAGATCGTCAATGACGAGTCGGTCGCCGCGCTGGTGGCGCAGGCGCTCAATCAGGCGCGCGCCGGCGCCGACGTCATCGCGCCGTCCGACATGATGGACGGCCGCATCGGCGCGATCCGCGCCGCGCTCGACGCCGAAGGCCTCGACGCGGTGCAGATCATGAGCTACGCCGCCAAATACGCCTCGTCCTTCTACGGGCCGTTTCGCGAGGCCGTCGGCTCCGACAAGACGCTGCGCGGCGACAAGCGCACCTATCAGATGGATCCGGCCAATAGCGACGAGGCGCTGCGCGAGGTGGCGCTCGATCTCGAGCAGGGCGCCGACATGGTGATGGTCAAGCCGGGACTGCCCTATCTCGACATCGTGCGGCGCGTCGTCGAGACGTTTCATGCGCCGACCTTCGCTTATCAGGTGTCGGGCGAATATGCGATGATCGAGGCCGCCGCCGCCAATGGCTGGCTCGATGGCGAGCGGGCGATGATGGAGAGCCTCGTCGCCTTCAAGAGGGCGGGGGCTGCGGGCGTTCTCACTTATTTCGCGCCGCGCGCGGCGGCGGCGCTGAGGCGCGGCTGACGCGCGAGCTGGCGGCTGGCGGCCGCGCCTTCGTCCGGGCCGCCGCAGCCTTTGCGGCGCGCGGCGCTCGCGCGGGGTGGACAAATAGGCCGTCCCGTGGTTTGGCTGTACGCCGCGCCGCCGCATCGAGGCGCGAAGACCACCGATCTTCCACGCAGCAGCTTCCCCATGACCAAACGATTCGCTCCGACTGTAATCGTATCGTTTTGGCTCTGCGCTACCACGGCGGCCGAGGCGGATTTTCGGATGTGCAACAACACGAGCAATCGGGTGAGCGTGGCGCTCGCCTATACCGACGGCCGCGGCTGGCTTTCGGAAGGATGGTGGAACTTGCGCGCCTCCGATTGCGAGACGCTGCTGCGCGGACCGCTCGCGGCGCAATATTACTATATCTACGCCATGGACGAGCGTGGCGGCGAATGGAAGGGCAAGGCGTTCATGTGCACGCGCGATCGCGAGTTTCGCATCGACGGCCGCGAGGACTGCTTCGCCCGCGGATTCGACCGCACCGGCTTCTTCGAGATCGACACCGGACGCGACGCCAAGAACTGGACGGTGCAGCTCACCGATCCGACGTCGACGACTGCGAGATGAGGGCTCGGGCGCACGCCGCTCGACAGAAGGGATGACCCGAGAAATGAGAAGGTTGCGGCGCGTCAAGATCATCGCGACGCTCGGTCCGGCGAGCGTCGAGAAGTCGGTCGTGGCCGGCCTGTCGACAGCCGGCGCGGATGTGTTCCGGATCAACATGAGTCATACGGATCACGCGGGCCTAGCCGCCTATGTCCGCATGATCCGTGAGATCGAGGCCGAGACCGGTCGCGCGATCGGCATATTGGCCGATCTGCAGGGCCCGAAGCTGCGCATCGGCGCCTTTACGGAAGGCGCCGTGCATCTGCGCAAGGGCGACATGTTCGTCCTCGACGCCGATCCGACGCCGGGCGACGTCTCGCGCGTGCAACTGCCGCATCCCGAGATCTTGAGCGCGCTCAAGGAAAAGGACACGATCCTCATCGACGACGGCAAGGTCCGCCTGCATGTCGTCGAGACGTCCGGCGGCGTGATGGCGCGCGCCGTGGTGGACATCGGCGGGCGCATCTCCAACCGCAAGGGCGTCAGCCTGCCGGACACGGAGATCCCCATCACCTCGATGACGCCGAAGGACCGCGCCGATCTCGACGCGGCGCTGGCGGAGGGCGTCGATTGGGTGGCGATCTCCTTCGTGCAGCGGCCAGAGGACGTGCTCGAGGTCAAGCGCGTCGCCGGCAAGCGCGCGGCCATCATGGCCAAGATCGAGAAGCCGCAGGCGATCGCCCGGCTCGACGAGGTGATCGAGGTGGCGGACGCGCTGATGGTGGCGCGCGGCGATCTCGGCGTCGAAGTGCCGCTCGAGAAGGTGCCCGGCCTGCAAAAGCGCATCACCCGCGCCGCGCGGCGCCTCGGCAAGCCGGTCGTGGTCGCGACGCAAATGCTCGAATCGATGATTCTCGCGCCTCTGCCGACGCGAGCGGAAGTGTCGGACGTCGCGACCGCCGTCTATGAGGGCGCCGACGCGGTCATGCTCTCGGCCGAGAGCGCCGCCGGCCAATATCCGATCGAGGCGGTGGCGACGATGAGCCGCATCGCCGAGGAGGTGGAGACCGACGCGGTCTATCGCTCCATCATCAACGCCCAGCGCGCCGCCGCGCCCGATCCGACCGTCGCCGACGCGATCGCGGTCGCCGCGCGCGACGTGGCGGAGACGCTGCATTCGGTGGCGATCTGCGCCTGGACCTCGTCCGGCGCCACGGCGCTGCGCATCGCCCGCGAGCGGCCGCGGCCGCCCATTTTGGCGCTGACGCCGAGCCGCGACACCGCCCGCCGCCTCGCTCTCGTCTGGGGCGTGCATGCGCTGGAGACGCAGGATGCGCGCGACATCGAGGACATGGCCGACCGCGCCTGTGTGAATTCGGCGCGCGAAGGCTTCGCCTCGCCGGGCGATCGCGTCATCATCGTCGCCGGCATGCCCTTCGGCTCACCCGGCGCGACCAATATGGTGCGCATCGCCATCGTCGATCACGACTGAGGGAGCAGGGCGCTGGTCCATTCCATGATCAGCGTCCGCCGCCCCGAGAGGCTGGGCGCGCCTTCGCCCCGGCTCACAAAGCCTTCGCGCTCGTAGAAAGAGACGGCGCGGCGGTTGTCGGCGTTCACGTCGAGGCGCAGCCGCGCCGGTGAGATGCTGCGCGCCGCCTCGATCAGCGCCTCCGCCGCGCCCGAGCCGAAGCGCGTGGGATGCACGCACAGCTGATCGAGCCAATGGGTCGCCGGATCGATCACGACGAAGCCGATCGTCGCCGGCGGCGCGCCTTCGCGGAGCAGCAGCGTGCGCGAGCCGCTGCGCTCCAAGCGAAGCACCTGCTGGCGCAGCCAGTCGCGGCGCGCATCGAAATCGATGTCCGGATAGGTCGCGCGCCAGGACGCGACCCACAGCTCGAGCAAGGACGGCCAGTCCTCGTCCCGGCGCGGAACGATGCGGGGGCTGACGAGGCCCGGCCGCGCCATCGCGTCAGGCCTTGCGCAGCGTATCGAGCAAATGGCGGTGGATCGCCTCATTGCCCGCGCAGATCGCGCTCTTGGAGAGCATGTCGGAGCCGTTGTCGAGATCGGTGACGAAGCCGCCGGCCTCGCGCACGAGCACGATGCCCGCAGCAATGTCCCAGGGCTTGATGCCGCGCTCCCAATAGCCGTCGCAACGGCCGGCCGCGACGAAGGCGAGGTCGAGCGCGGCGGCGCCGAGACGGCGGATGTTGCCGGTCTTCGCCATGACGGCGGCGAGCTCCGTCTGAAAGCGGGCGTGCCGCTCGATCCCCGCGAGCGGCGGAATGCCGCAGGCGACGAGCGATTCGCCGAGCGTCTTGCGCGCCGAGACGCGCATGCGCCGATTGTTGAAATAGGCGCCCTGGCCCTTCTCGGCCACGAACATCTCGTCGCTCGCCGGATTATAGACGACGCCGGCCACGAGCTGTCCCTCGCGCTCGAGCCCGACCGACACGGCGAAGATCGGAATGCCGTGCAGGAAGTTCGACGTGCCGTCGAGCGGATCGATATGCCAGATGTGACTCTTGTCGGAGCCCTCGACTGCGCCGCTCTCCTCCATCAGGAAGCCATAGCCCGGCCGCGCCCGCGACAATTCCTCGAACAGGGTCTTTTCCGCGCGTCTGTCGGCGGCGGTGACGAAATCGCCGGGGCCCTTGACCGACACCTGCAGATTCTCGACCTCGCCGAAGTCGCGCTTCAGGCCGCGGCCGGCCTTGAGGACGGCGGCCGTCATCACATTCATCAGGGCGGATCGGATCATGGAGACCTTTGAAAAGCGCGGCGAGAGGAGGGAGCGCCCCAAATGCCCCGGCGGCGACCGCGGCGTCAAGCGCGTTCGCCGACGGGAGCCGCCCGGAAGACGCGAGCTGACCGATCGCCAATCCCCGCCGACGGTGTTACGGGACTGCCATGTCACAGTGCGCAAACTGTCACAACCACTGCTTAGAGACGGCCCCGCTGACGCATTCGTCGTCAAAGGAGGGGCTGAATGAAAACGTCCATCATCTGTAGCGTCGCGCTCGCGGCGCTTTCGATCTACGGCGCCGGGGCCGCGCAGGCGCGCGATGGAGCCGGTCCGATCACAAACAGCGTTCCAAAGGCCGTGACGCCGATCCCGGGCACCGCCAGAGCCGACGTTCTCGCGTCTCCGTTCCACCTGAAGATCCTCGCCCAGTACGCGGACCCGGTGGAGAATCCGAGCGGTGTGATCACCATGTTCGGCAAGCTGTCGACCGGCGAAGGCACCGAGCCGGATCAGAACACCTATCTGGAGATGCCGAATCCGGGCGGCCCGACGGCCGGTTATGATTACGGCACACACTTCCTGTTCCAGGGTCATGAGAATGGCGGCAATCTCGCCTTTGTGACGCGCATCAATCTCGACGTCGCCGATCCGGCGCATCGCATCACCCTGCTGACCCCGGTGGACGCGCAGACCGGAAAGACCGGCTTCAACAGCATCGACGGGTCGACCTATGATCCGTTCACCAACTCGCTGCTGTTCGGCGAGGAGACCGAGGACGATTCGTCCAATGGCGCCGGCAATATTCATTCCGTCTCCGTGACTTGGCCGCCCGTCCACAAGACCTATGAGGCGTTCATCGGCCTCGGCGGTTGGGAAGGCATCCACCTCGACAAGAACGGCGTCGTCTATCTCATCGAGGATATCGGCGGCGCCAAGGCTCCCTCTGGTACGACCGCGACGGTCGACGGCGTCGCCAATGTGCCGCTGAAGAGCGCCAAGCAGCCAAATTCCTTCGTCTATCGCTACCTGCCGAACAACCCGAAGGATCTTTCGGCTGGCGGACGGCTGCAGGCGCTGCAGGTGTTCGTCGACGGCGCGCCGCTGAAGTTCCATGCGGACGACGTCATCGGCGACATCACCTCGCCCAAGCAGAGCGTTCTCTACACGCCGGGCAATGTGTTGCCGTTCCGCTGGCTCACCATCCACAAGTCGAACGCGGGCGACACGGCTGCGTTCAACGCCACTGCGGCGGCGAAGGCGTTGGGAGCGACGCCGTTCAAGCGTCCGGAGAACATGGCGTTCGACCCGACCTCGGACTTCAACACCTTCTATGTCACGGTGACTGGCGACACGGACGCGCCGACGGGGCAGGTTCCGCAGCTGGCGAAACGCGCAGCCTGGGGTGCGATCGTTCGCGTTGAGAAGATCGGCGCGTTCCCGCTCGCGAGCAAGGGCTATGACGGCGTTGTCTCGACCGCCTATCTGGGCGATGCGGATCATGCCAGCTTCGACAACATCGCTTTCGGCAACACCAACCAGCTGCTCGTCGCCGAGGATCGTGGCGACACGCTGCATGATCAGCTGGCCAAATTCGACTCGATCTGGACGTTCAGCGTGCGCGGCGGCGTCTCGTCGAAGCGTCTCGTCGCGCTCGGCAGCGATCCGATTGCGGCCCCGGCCGGCGCCGGCGACAATGAGCCGACCGGCGTCATGACCTCGAACGGCAGCGTGCTGAAGAGCGCTCTCCTCGGCACCGTCAACGGCCTCGTCGACGGCCGCACCTTCTTCACCCAGCAGCATGGCCTGAACCGGGTGTTCGAGGTCATTCGTCGCTGAGCTTCCTCGCCTCACGGCGGGCGCGGCCCGCCGTGTCGCTCGCGCCGGGCGATATTTCGCCCGGCGCTCTTGCTTTCGTGAAGACATGTCGCCTCGAGACGACACGCGGGCGCTTTTTCCCCCGCCCGCTGCGGCGAGTTTGCCTTCCGTCATATTGATGCTATGAGCACGCGCCAACCCGAGAGACGGCCTGCGCGCCGTTTTCACCGCCTTGAGGGAGTTGGCTCCATGACATCCTACGCACGACCGGCGTTGCACGAGGCCCTGACCTTCGACGACGTGCTGCTGCGCCCTGGCCATTCGCTGGTCATGCCCTCTCAGGTCGATATTTCGACGCGGCTGACGCGCGAGATTACGCTCAATCTGCCGATCATCTCCTCCGCCATGGATACGGTGACGGAGGCGCGGCTCGCCATCGCCATGGCCCAGGCCGGCGGGCTCGGCGTCATCCACCAGAATCTCTCGCCCGTGGCTCAGGCCGCCGAGGTGCGCAAGGTCAAGCGCTATGAGAGCGGCATGGTGGTCGACCCGATCACCATCTATCCGGACGAGACGCTCGCCGACGCGCTGGCGCTGATGTCGCGCTACTCCATATCCGGAATTCCGGTGGTCGAGCGCGGCCATGGCGAGAGGCCGGGCAGACTGGTCGGCATCCTCACCAATCGCGACGTGCGCTTCGCCGATGTGATGACGCAGCCGGTCGCCGAGCTGATGACGCGCCAGCTCATCACCGTGCGCGAGGGGGTCGACCAGGACGAGGCGCGCCGGCTGCTGCATCAGCATCGCATCGAGAAGCTGCTGGTCGTCGACGAGGATTATCGCTGCGTCGGCCTCGTCACGGTGAAAGATATAGAGAAGGCGACGCTGCATCCCCACGCCGCCAAGGACGCCGAAGGCCGGCTGCGCGTCGCCGCCGCCTCGACCGTCGGCGACCGCGGCTATGAGCGCGCGCAGCATCTCATCGAGGCCGGCGTCGACCTCATCGTCATCGACACGGCGCATGGCCATTCGCAAGCC
The sequence above is a segment of the Methylosinus trichosporium OB3b genome. Coding sequences within it:
- the hemB gene encoding porphobilinogen synthase; the encoded protein is MAAFDTGPSAETRARLTLAHRPRRNRKSDWARRLVRETRLSVDDLIWPVFLVEGVGRRDAVASMPGVFRYSLDRAVEAIEEAASLGVPAVALFPNTDTALRDERGSAAFDPENLVCRACRALKSAVPHIGVITDVALDPYTSHGHDGVLIGDEIVNDESVAALVAQALNQARAGADVIAPSDMMDGRIGAIRAALDAEGLDAVQIMSYAAKYASSFYGPFREAVGSDKTLRGDKRTYQMDPANSDEALREVALDLEQGADMVMVKPGLPYLDIVRRVVETFHAPTFAYQVSGEYAMIEAAAANGWLDGERAMMESLVAFKRAGAAGVLTYFAPRAAAALRRG
- a CDS encoding GNAT family N-acetyltransferase is translated as MARPGLVSPRIVPRRDEDWPSLLELWVASWRATYPDIDFDARRDWLRQQVLRLERSGSRTLLLREGAPPATIGFVVIDPATHWLDQLCVHPTRFGSGAAEALIEAARSISPARLRLDVNADNRRAVSFYEREGFVSRGEGAPSLSGRRTLIMEWTSALLPQS
- the guaB gene encoding IMP dehydrogenase, whose product is MTSYARPALHEALTFDDVLLRPGHSLVMPSQVDISTRLTREITLNLPIISSAMDTVTEARLAIAMAQAGGLGVIHQNLSPVAQAAEVRKVKRYESGMVVDPITIYPDETLADALALMSRYSISGIPVVERGHGERPGRLVGILTNRDVRFADVMTQPVAELMTRQLITVREGVDQDEARRLLHQHRIEKLLVVDEDYRCVGLVTVKDIEKATLHPHAAKDAEGRLRVAAASTVGDRGYERAQHLIEAGVDLIVIDTAHGHSQAVLDQVGRIKKISNKVSIVAGNIATREGAKALIDAGADAVKVGIGPGSICTTRIVAGVGVPQLTAIMDAAEEAHKAGVPVIADGGVKYSGDLAKAIAAGASAVMIGSLLAGAEEAPGEVFLYQGRSFKSYRGMGSVGAMEAGSAARYFQQDVKESLKLVPEGIEGQVPYRGPVAPILYQLAGGLRAAMGYVGAPTITEFQSKAEFVRITNAGLRESHVHDVTIVRESPNYPTGGA
- a CDS encoding inositol monophosphatase family protein, producing MIRSALMNVMTAAVLKAGRGLKRDFGEVENLQVSVKGPGDFVTAADRRAEKTLFEELSRARPGYGFLMEESGAVEGSDKSHIWHIDPLDGTSNFLHGIPIFAVSVGLEREGQLVAGVVYNPASDEMFVAEKGQGAYFNNRRMRVSARKTLGESLVACGIPPLAGIERHARFQTELAAVMAKTGNIRRLGAAALDLAFVAAGRCDGYWERGIKPWDIAAGIVLVREAGGFVTDLDNGSDMLSKSAICAGNEAIHRHLLDTLRKA
- a CDS encoding DUF1036 domain-containing protein: MCNNTSNRVSVALAYTDGRGWLSEGWWNLRASDCETLLRGPLAAQYYYIYAMDERGGEWKGKAFMCTRDREFRIDGREDCFARGFDRTGFFEIDTGRDAKNWTVQLTDPTSTTAR
- the pyk gene encoding pyruvate kinase → MRRLRRVKIIATLGPASVEKSVVAGLSTAGADVFRINMSHTDHAGLAAYVRMIREIEAETGRAIGILADLQGPKLRIGAFTEGAVHLRKGDMFVLDADPTPGDVSRVQLPHPEILSALKEKDTILIDDGKVRLHVVETSGGVMARAVVDIGGRISNRKGVSLPDTEIPITSMTPKDRADLDAALAEGVDWVAISFVQRPEDVLEVKRVAGKRAAIMAKIEKPQAIARLDEVIEVADALMVARGDLGVEVPLEKVPGLQKRITRAARRLGKPVVVATQMLESMILAPLPTRAEVSDVATAVYEGADAVMLSAESAAGQYPIEAVATMSRIAEEVETDAVYRSIINAQRAAAPDPTVADAIAVAARDVAETLHSVAICAWTSSGATALRIARERPRPPILALTPSRDTARRLALVWGVHALETQDARDIEDMADRACVNSAREGFASPGDRVIIVAGMPFGSPGATNMVRIAIVDHD
- a CDS encoding alkaline phosphatase PhoX, with amino-acid sequence MKTSIICSVALAALSIYGAGAAQARDGAGPITNSVPKAVTPIPGTARADVLASPFHLKILAQYADPVENPSGVITMFGKLSTGEGTEPDQNTYLEMPNPGGPTAGYDYGTHFLFQGHENGGNLAFVTRINLDVADPAHRITLLTPVDAQTGKTGFNSIDGSTYDPFTNSLLFGEETEDDSSNGAGNIHSVSVTWPPVHKTYEAFIGLGGWEGIHLDKNGVVYLIEDIGGAKAPSGTTATVDGVANVPLKSAKQPNSFVYRYLPNNPKDLSAGGRLQALQVFVDGAPLKFHADDVIGDITSPKQSVLYTPGNVLPFRWLTIHKSNAGDTAAFNATAAAKALGATPFKRPENMAFDPTSDFNTFYVTVTGDTDAPTGQVPQLAKRAAWGAIVRVEKIGAFPLASKGYDGVVSTAYLGDADHASFDNIAFGNTNQLLVAEDRGDTLHDQLAKFDSIWTFSVRGGVSSKRLVALGSDPIAAPAGAGDNEPTGVMTSNGSVLKSALLGTVNGLVDGRTFFTQQHGLNRVFEVIRR